One genomic window of Prochlorococcus sp. MIT 0801 includes the following:
- a CDS encoding uridine kinase — MKDNDINNDFYHIFPEDIRDDFLFSLDSYRLFLEGLSINPTLFYQKWSDVNVQSIVDKYWKPNQKSDWKWSLAFPFFSLLENYINTFNKPVIIGFSGLPGSGKSTLGLWVDNVARELSLEIKVISLDDFYLPGQEMDVAMTDNPWSVPRGFPGSHSLDLLNQSLDVFLKTGVLNSPTFDKSLRDGKGDRSGWCDSEPRVLILEGWFVGCEPLSDLSKIDYLAEDEFNLSLSQSEKDYRILIQESLFEYTKIWNKFDKIWHLKSSQFDNTILWKSQQEGEMIKLKGSGLKGNNLSNFIRMIQTSIPQQSLSFINSDTTVGINQDRRINFLKTREYNFLYS, encoded by the coding sequence ATGAAAGATAATGATATTAATAATGATTTCTATCATATTTTCCCAGAGGATATAAGGGATGATTTCCTTTTTTCTCTTGATAGTTATCGCCTATTTCTTGAGGGATTGTCTATTAACCCTACGCTCTTTTATCAAAAATGGTCTGACGTTAATGTGCAATCAATTGTTGATAAATATTGGAAACCAAATCAAAAATCAGATTGGAAATGGTCGTTAGCATTTCCATTTTTTTCTCTTTTAGAAAATTATATAAATACTTTTAATAAACCAGTAATAATTGGTTTTTCAGGTCTTCCTGGCTCTGGAAAATCTACTCTTGGACTTTGGGTTGATAATGTGGCGAGAGAACTATCTTTAGAAATTAAGGTTATATCTTTAGATGATTTTTATTTACCTGGCCAAGAAATGGACGTCGCAATGACTGATAATCCATGGAGTGTTCCTAGAGGTTTTCCAGGTAGTCACTCTTTAGATTTATTAAATCAATCATTAGACGTCTTCTTAAAAACTGGTGTTTTAAATAGTCCGACTTTTGATAAGTCTTTAAGAGATGGGAAAGGAGATAGATCTGGATGGTGTGATTCAGAACCTAGAGTTTTGATTTTGGAGGGATGGTTCGTAGGTTGTGAACCTCTTTCAGATTTATCGAAAATAGATTACTTGGCTGAGGACGAATTTAATTTGTCATTGAGTCAGAGTGAAAAAGATTATCGAATTTTGATTCAAGAATCACTCTTTGAATATACTAAAATTTGGAACAAGTTTGATAAGATTTGGCATCTTAAGTCTTCTCAATTTGATAATACAATTCTGTGGAAATCACAGCAAGAAGGAGAAATGATTAAATTAAAAGGTTCAGGACTTAAAGGTAATAATTTAAGTAATTTTATTCGAATGATTCAAACCTCTATACCACAGCAATCTTTATCATTTATTAATTCAGATACGACAGTTGGAATTAATCAAGATCGTAGGATTAATTTTCTAAAGACTAGAGAATACAATTTTTTGTATTCTTAA